In the Arachis stenosperma cultivar V10309 chromosome 8, arast.V10309.gnm1.PFL2, whole genome shotgun sequence genome, CGGCGAAGTCGACAGGTGCAGGGAGGTCTTCACGCAGGTGTTCGCCGGTCCGTGGTCCGATATACCCCCGGCGACCCAGAAGATCCCGTGTCATGCCGTTCCGGTAGTTGCCGTACTCGTGGGACCATTGGTGACGACAGCGATCTGTCCACTGTGGCGTGTGTGCAATGCCTGGCCGAATACGAGGTGCGGAAGTTCTTGGGACTTACTGCGTTTAAGTAGTTTTGTAAACCCCAGCGATGGATATGCCGATCATGCTAATTGCTATGCGTGCTGATGGTGTATTTTACCTTATTCTTGTAATCGCATAATATAACAGGGCTAGTAAATGTATACAACAATGATTAATCTTGATTAATAGTCGAATATAATGATTAATCTTTATCTGATATCTCTTCACTCGTTACTTCGGGTTGGGGACAATGTTAGTGTAAAGTTCTAAAATTTATAGACTTAATAACTATAGTATTGTTTAACTTCGATTGTTttaaataacatatattttattaattatgtaaatacactaaattgTTGTTTAGGGTTTTTAAAAGACGTATTTcgtatgatttaaaaaaaaggaCACAGAGAAAAGTATGCATAATTGTGTTATCCGTGTTTAAGTTCCATTGCAGAATATCGAAAGGGCGACAGAACAAACATAGGAAATAATGGGATCACACTGGCCTCGGCGGAAAACTTGACATCCAGACATGTTGCATGTGCAACCCATCAACTACCTCCGGCGCCGTCTTCATTCTGCCCGGCCGGAGGACGACTAGGACGACGACGGAGCAAGAACCTTTGCCTTTCCTCCACAACGTCCAGCCGGCGTTCCAGCTCAGACCACGGAAGAGACTCAACCTGTTGTCGTTCATGGCGCTGGGCAATTTCAGCTTGTAATTCCTTCTCAGTGAGAACCAACTGTTGAAGGAGCGCGTCATTTTTTCGCTTCTCTGTGCTCAATTCTTTTTCAAGCCGTCGCTTTTCCTGCACCTCTTTCTCCAGTTCATCCTTCCTTGCCTCGAAGACGAACTTGGAGGCCATCAGCTCGACCTTTGCCTGCCTCAGTTCTGCGTTGGTGGTTACAAGTGTCGCCTTTAAGTTCTCCTCCCTCCTAACCAGTGCCGCCGCAACGAGATCACAATCTGCGGACCTATCATCTACGCGGATGATGTCGATAAGTGCGTCGATGGAGAGTTCCACGAGGTCCTCTGGACTAATGGCGTGTTCTGTGATTGATTGCTCCGACATTTTGTCGGGATAAGACGACGACGACATTGTGGCAGTTATGGAGAAGGGTAGACTGAGAGTTGAGAGAAGGAGTTCCGGCAAAGAAGACGTGAATAAGGGTTAGTCGTTACTAGGGTTTGGGGTTGTGAATAACGGGCACGTATACACATATATAGTATAAAGTTGCTTGGATGGGTTTTTAACGCAAATCACGTGTCAGTAGTGGGGTTTATTCACGAAAATAGGAGATTAATTTAAGCTATTTcggttgaaaaaaaaaagttaaagatAACATTAAACATTTCTTCAATTAGCAATTAAGGAACGCAATTAAGCTTGTCATGAATATAACACAAGAATCGAATAGTCAACATTTAATTTGTGCCTCGATAAAACCCTATCAGTTGAATTGGAAAGCACATTAGTATTTCGTTCGTCCcatattaattaattacctTATCCTTTCCAGAACCATCCGTAGAGAATTGGAAAAGCACATTAGTATTTCTGTCGCGCGGACCCCACGCTCAGGAGTTAACGTGTACTTCAAGCCGAATGAGGTTCATAAGCAGGTGTGCAGGGATGCCAGGGTCAGGTGTAGGGGTGTGGTGTACAGAGATATGAAGAAAAGAGCTTTCTTTTGTCAAATCAACCATAGAAAAATTATTATTGCAATTTACCGAAAAAAAAATGACCATATTATTCGATAACTTAATCAGATGTGATCACTGACGATTTTTATTCGGTTTAATATTCCATAATGTACAGCATACGACATGTATTTAATATGGGTGTAATTACCTAAATTAATTGTACTAAATATCCGGTATTAACCATAATTTTGTGCAACGAAACGAGTTACGCGCTAAGCGGTAAAAATTAACTAATGTCGGTGTATATTCTACTGTTGGGCAGCGAAACGATTTACGTGTTATACCCTTATtgtcctttttatttttctttgaccGGCCGGATAGTATCGGTCGCCGTGTTGAAGCAGGCATTAAAGATCCTATGCTCCGACAGGGGTCGACGGAGTGTTTCCGGTTTGCCCGCCTGTGTAGATGGCTTCATCCGATgattgaaagaaagaaagaaaaataactcAAACGATGctgaatttatatattatatataattaagaaaACCCAGTTTTACTCGGGGGTTACAGAACATGCGAAGAACAGCTAACGAAATAAAGACTCGGACGGTAGATGCCGTGGTTCATATAGCCCCGACATCGTCTCCATTCTGGCCGGTGGGATCCTGATAGTCAGAGCCGTCTGCCGTTGCCGCAGGATGACCATACAGTTGGCGGGCCAATAAACCTACCTTGATCTCCACAACCTCAAGCCTGCCTTCCATTTCACGCCACGGTGCCATCTGTTGCTGTTCCCGTCGACGAAGATCGGCATTTTCCGCCTTCAAAGCGTTTGCTTTGTCTTCGAGTTCGCGAACGGTGGTTTGGTGGTGTTCCAACTCCGTCCGCAACTTCTTCTCCAACCGGCGGCCTTGTTCCAGTTGATGCTTCCTGATACTAGCCCTGACTTTGGCAGTGATTGCCTCGATCCTGGCCGTCCTTGCTTCGTCCTGTGTCCTACGAAGACTATCACTCAGAAACCTCATCCTCTGTTGGAGGGTGTTGATTAGGTCTGCGGTCGGTTGTTCCTGGAGGTCGCCCGGACTAATGGCGTGGTCGTCGAGGGATTCGTGCGACATTTTGCGGGATGAAGATCGGGAGGTTTGGTAGACGACAACGGCCCTTGAAGCTATGACTTTTCTCCCGGATGTGGTTATGGATAAATATAAGGAATGGTTATGAATTGTGACGGACGTGTGGATTGATATACAttaatgaaaaacaaaattgaTGTTAACAATAGATAAATTAATACATTTTGTTGTGGTTAATTAATGTGCGTATGGTATTCCATGAGAAAACGAAGATATTAATGCACCTGGTGGTTTTATcgataaacgaagaaaaagccTGTCACAACTTCTGCTGCATCGATAACGCGCAATCCGATATCATTGCAAATCTTTGCAATGTGACGTTAGAGTAGACATGAAGGGCTGAAGGTCTATGGACTGCTATTAAAAACGTCGCAGGCAGGAGTTGCGTTGATCTCGAAAAAAATAACTTCGTTACTTGGCTATGCAACCAAGTGTAACCGAATGAGAGGTCAGTGAGTGGAAACAATTGTATTTTCAATAACTTAACTTTTTAATACTACGcagaaaacacaaaaaaaaatggcaaaacgAGGCAAACAGTACGAAAACGGCAGAACAAGTCAAATAGTTGGAAAAATTATTACATAATAGTGATAATAGATATATTACATTGGatgaccaaaaaaaatattgagaacCCATTCCTATCCAATCAGTCAAAGAGGTGGGCAAACAGGATCAATTCATAATCAGCCCTACAATGCACGCACGGAATATGAGCAGCACCTCCGTCACCGTCGTTTACGTCCCAGCCTCTTCCATAGCGTTGATGGCGGTAAATGGCACCCATGTTCCCACGGCTTGGACATGCATGCGAAGAACAGAGTTGATTCTCTTCGTTTAGCATCGGCACGCGACGCAGGTGTCTCCACGTCCCCTGTACAACGCCGCGGAACACCAATTTGCAGTTTGTCAGGGCACCGGCCGCCTCAAGCCCACGAAATGTTTGTAAGCCGTTGTTCTTAGAATCGGTGTCGTCGCGTAGCATCAGCATCATCGCCACTACGTACTGGGCTGCGGCATGGCCATGGGCTGCGACAACGTGCATGGTTTCCATTCCCGCAAAAGGACACCCGCCTAGGAAAAGGTCAGACACCGCAGACCGAAACAGAACTTCCACGTGGCCACTCTGCCTGCATCGCGCTAAGAAGTTTCTTCCCGGATGGTGGATGGGACTCACACTCCACCATCGCTGGTCCCAA is a window encoding:
- the LOC130945635 gene encoding uncharacterized protein LOC130945635, yielding MYRPTGPANLPHDVWTLIAGRTAAQSVRDLCSLRMSCTDARNAGDEDSVYRCANIPIWDQRWWSVSPIHHPGRNFLARCRQSGHVEVLFRSAVSDLFLGGCPFAGMETMHVVAAHGHAAAQYVVAMMLMLRDDTDSKNNGLQTFRGLEAAGALTNCKLVFRGVVQGTWRHLRRVPMLNEENQLCSSHACPSRGNMGAIYRHQRYGRGWDVNDGDGGAAHIPCVHCRADYELILFAHLFD